GAAGTCCCCGTGCAGCAGGAACCGCTCGGGCTCCGAGCCGGCCAGCGCGGCCGCGGTCTCCAGCGCCTCGTCGATCAGCGGCCCGGCCGGCTCGGCGTCCGGCAGCGCACGGCGTTCCGCGATCCGGTCCGACAGTTCGGCGGCCACGTCCACCACCAGCCGGAACGGGTGCCCCTCCGCGGGCGGCACCCACAGCCGCTGCAGCAGACCGGTCGCCTCCAGCATCGCCTTGGCCTCGGCGAGCGAGCGCAGCGGGATGTCGCCGTGCAGCCGCTCCAGCAGCAGCACCCCCGCCGCCGGATCGGCGTCGATCAGCAGCACGGCGCCGCGGCCCGCCCAGTGCCGCAGCGCGGCGTGCTCCCCGTCCGTCTCCGGCGTCACCAGCCCGACCTTGAGGACGGCCGGCGCCAGGTCGTCGTTCCGGTGCACGAAGGCGACCAGGCTGATCGGGCCGCCCGGGTCGGCGACCCGCTCCAGGGTCAGACCCCAGCGGTCCAGCCGGTCGGCGACCAGGCCCGGCAGGTCGGCCAGCCAGGCCGTCCCGGCCTCGCCCGCCCAGGCCCGCACGGTGTCCGCGAGCCGCTCGGGGACGGGGATCTGCTGGCCTGGCAGTGCCGACATGGTGGCCTCTCGCTCGGTGCGCCCCGACGCGGCGCCGCCCGTCCATTGTCGGCCATCGACGGGAAGTCGCTGGTCAGGCGCTCGGCGACGCGCTCATGCCCGGGGCGGCGCTCGCCCCGTCGGCCGCGTCCTGGCCCGCCGAACCGGGCAGGCCCGGCAGCGCCGACAGGTCGGCCCCCCAGTGCGCGGCGCGCAGCGCGGTCTCCCGCAGCGCGGTGGCGGCGGTCTGCCGCTGCGCCCCGCCGGTGGCGGCGACGGCGTCCGCCCAGACCGCGGTCAGCTGCGTCTCGATGTGTGCGGCGAGCCGGCCGGCGGCGGCCGCGTCGGTGACCGCGAACGGCAGCCGGTAGCCGGCCGCGGCGGCG
This genomic window from Streptomyces sp. TLI_235 contains:
- a CDS encoding streptomycin 6-kinase, with amino-acid sequence MSALPGQQIPVPERLADTVRAWAGEAGTAWLADLPGLVADRLDRWGLTLERVADPGGPISLVAFVHRNDDLAPAVLKVGLVTPETDGEHAALRHWAGRGAVLLIDADPAAGVLLLERLHGDIPLRSLAEAKAMLEATGLLQRLWVPPAEGHPFRLVVDVAAELSDRIAERRALPDAEPAGPLIDEALETAAALAGSEPERFLLHGDFHHGNVLAADRSPWLAIAPKPVVGERAWDLARLAQDRMDTLAGSPGQRAAVRRRLRQLSDALEVDRDRLRGWTLFRTVEAGLWSLSVGDRDAAELYLEFAAWL